One Synechococcus sp. CC9605 genomic window carries:
- a CDS encoding phycoerythrobilin:ferredoxin oxidoreductase, producing the protein MTLPLRTTSLDPVQIPGWRWQPFLDTAVAALSSLQPDPYPIAERFLQKEGSTGSKAKPVPVRTATWACSTEKLRQVRCACVEAGAAASVLNFVINPSSRFDLPFFGADLVTLPNGHLLALDLQPVDKTDPDHTGPVWQRLMPLFERWRAQLPDGGPIPEEAQPYFSPAFLWTRIPLGEEGDALIDRVIRPAFADYLQLYLALVEEAQPVDHERAAHLLLGQKRYTAYRAEKDPARGMLTRFYGSEWTESYIHGVLFDLEEATATSLSPQGS; encoded by the coding sequence ATGACCCTCCCTCTTCGCACGACGAGTCTTGATCCTGTCCAGATTCCCGGATGGCGCTGGCAGCCTTTTCTCGACACAGCCGTTGCGGCACTGAGCTCTCTGCAGCCGGATCCTTATCCAATTGCGGAACGATTTCTGCAGAAAGAGGGCAGCACAGGATCAAAGGCCAAACCAGTGCCAGTCAGGACTGCAACCTGGGCCTGTTCAACAGAAAAGCTGCGCCAAGTGCGCTGTGCCTGCGTTGAAGCTGGTGCCGCTGCATCGGTGCTCAACTTCGTGATCAACCCCAGCAGTCGTTTTGATCTTCCTTTCTTCGGAGCCGATCTCGTAACACTGCCCAACGGGCACTTGCTCGCTCTGGATTTGCAACCTGTCGACAAGACAGATCCCGATCACACGGGCCCGGTTTGGCAGCGGCTAATGCCGCTGTTCGAGCGCTGGCGCGCCCAACTGCCCGATGGGGGGCCCATTCCTGAAGAAGCACAGCCCTATTTCTCACCTGCCTTTCTCTGGACCAGGATCCCCCTTGGGGAGGAAGGCGACGCGCTGATTGACCGCGTGATCCGTCCGGCTTTTGCGGACTACCTCCAGCTCTACCTGGCGTTGGTGGAGGAGGCTCAGCCCGTTGACCATGAGCGTGCTGCACACCTGCTCTTGGGCCAGAAGCGCTACACGGCCTACCGCGCCGAGAAAGATCCAGCCCGCGGCATGTTGACGCGCTTTTACGGCAGTGAATGGACGGAGTCGTACATCCACGGCGTGCTGTTTGACCTCGAAGAAGCCACCGCCACTTCCTTGTCGCCGCAAGGGAGTTAA
- a CDS encoding 15,16-dihydrobiliverdin:ferredoxin oxidoreductase yields the protein MFDPFLEELLSGIKARGAVPVEVPHGLEHNQSSKRSSTIKSWLWDVPGFRRWRVTRLDAGDSLQVLNSVAYPDYTYDHPLMGVDLLWFGAKQKLVAVLDFQPLVQDKDYLERYFDGLKSLNAQFPDLNGEETMRSFDPNQYFSSWLLFCRGGAEQATSSLPTAFSAFLKTYWDLHDKAVKIPSSINPIEVAQLQKNYDIYSAERDPAHGLFTSHFGSEWSDRFLHEFLFPASQPK from the coding sequence ATGTTTGATCCATTTCTTGAGGAATTGCTTTCAGGAATCAAAGCCCGGGGCGCAGTACCCGTTGAGGTTCCTCATGGACTTGAGCACAATCAATCATCCAAACGCTCGAGCACCATCAAGAGCTGGCTTTGGGACGTGCCTGGCTTTAGGAGGTGGCGCGTTACCCGGTTGGATGCTGGTGACAGCTTGCAGGTCCTGAATTCCGTTGCCTATCCCGACTACACCTACGACCATCCATTAATGGGGGTTGATCTGCTGTGGTTCGGTGCCAAGCAGAAGTTGGTTGCTGTTCTTGATTTCCAACCACTTGTTCAAGACAAGGACTATTTGGAGCGCTACTTCGATGGACTGAAGTCACTCAACGCTCAATTTCCGGATCTCAATGGTGAAGAGACCATGCGTTCCTTTGACCCAAATCAATACTTTTCCTCATGGCTACTGTTCTGCCGGGGCGGAGCAGAACAGGCGACATCATCGCTACCCACAGCTTTCAGCGCTTTTCTAAAAACCTACTGGGATTTACACGACAAGGCCGTTAAAATTCCTTCTTCCATTAATCCCATCGAAGTGGCACAACTTCAGAAAAATTATGATATTTACAGTGCAGAGAGAGATCCTGCACACGGCCTATTTACCAGCCATTTCGGAAGCGAATGGTCTGACCGTTTTCTGCACGAATTTCTCTTCCCCGCCAGCCAGCCCAAATGA
- a CDS encoding phycobiliprotein lyase — protein sequence MVQTLSPPMTMADFFEASRGTWLNRRAVHHHDYQDDEAADSNLVIEPFNADDPVVTKICNSLNIKTEDSSGGARFWWESNIKKGVRNDDYAAVVIDVPDHKDSRKGFLLRDVGYVEKQSVLSTYNFADDGVVTITTRYDTNIGIERCWFVTDQIRMRVSSVQCLDGVAMTTYCTEFRCPTDAEISDITQRAQQLAMASSTGNN from the coding sequence ATGGTGCAGACACTTTCCCCGCCGATGACAATGGCGGATTTCTTCGAAGCCAGCCGCGGAACTTGGTTAAATAGGCGCGCTGTTCATCACCACGACTATCAAGATGATGAAGCTGCAGATTCCAATCTTGTCATTGAACCTTTCAATGCTGATGACCCAGTCGTCACCAAGATCTGCAATTCTTTGAACATTAAAACCGAAGACAGCTCAGGTGGAGCACGATTTTGGTGGGAAAGCAATATCAAAAAGGGTGTCCGTAACGATGATTACGCTGCAGTAGTCATCGACGTTCCTGACCATAAAGACTCCCGCAAGGGATTTCTACTTCGAGATGTTGGATATGTTGAAAAGCAATCTGTTTTAAGCACTTACAACTTCGCAGACGATGGCGTCGTGACGATCACGACGCGATACGACACCAACATTGGCATTGAACGCTGTTGGTTTGTGACCGATCAAATCAGAATGAGAGTGAGTTCTGTTCAGTGCTTGGATGGCGTTGCAATGACCACATACTGCACCGAGTTTCGGTGCCCTACTGATGCCGAAATTTCAGATATCACCCAGCGGGCACAACAACTGGCGATGGCGTCTTCAACAGGTAACAACTGA